In the genome of Falsibacillus albus, one region contains:
- a CDS encoding glycerophosphodiester phosphodiesterase, with protein sequence MKKMVFAHRGCSGTHPENTMAAIHAAIEADVDGIEIDVQKAKDGTLVVMHDEAVDRTTNGKGLIKDLTWDELNSLDAGGWFSPKFKGEKVPAFDEVLEALKGTSIILNVEMKNDLIDYPDLEQDVYESLKRFGLEKQVVISSFNHRSLSRFSKMFPEVELAILSESPLQNPKESMASIGAAAIHCPLEAYREMLMKEEGKGLHYRIYTMNSPTELGEWGIQDQYDVFTDYPLEALKIVRE encoded by the coding sequence ATGAAGAAAATGGTGTTTGCCCATCGCGGGTGCAGTGGAACACATCCTGAAAATACAATGGCTGCCATCCATGCAGCGATTGAGGCTGATGTGGATGGGATTGAAATCGATGTCCAAAAAGCGAAGGACGGAACGTTGGTGGTCATGCATGATGAAGCAGTCGACCGGACTACCAATGGGAAGGGGCTTATCAAGGATTTAACATGGGACGAGTTGAATTCCCTGGATGCCGGCGGCTGGTTCTCTCCAAAATTCAAAGGAGAGAAGGTCCCGGCCTTCGATGAAGTATTAGAGGCTTTAAAAGGGACATCCATCATCCTTAATGTTGAGATGAAAAATGACTTGATCGACTATCCCGATCTTGAACAAGATGTCTATGAATCTTTGAAGCGATTTGGATTGGAAAAACAAGTGGTGATTTCCTCTTTCAATCACCGGTCATTATCAAGATTTTCAAAGATGTTCCCCGAGGTGGAGTTAGCCATTCTTTCAGAAAGCCCTCTTCAAAATCCGAAAGAATCAATGGCAAGTATCGGCGCGGCAGCCATTCATTGTCCATTGGAAGCTTACCGGGAAATGTTGATGAAAGAAGAGGGGAAAGGGCTGCACTATCGAATTTATACAATGAATTCCCCAACAGAACTAGGTGAATGGGGAATTCAAGATCAATATGATGTCTTTACAGATTATCCGTTGGAAGCATTAAAGATTGTGCGTGAATAG
- a CDS encoding PaaI family thioesterase has product MAENITKAIQDQYPDDFAWCYGCGRLNEHGHHFRTGIQGNQTITVYTPQKEHMALPGFVYGGMIASLIDCHGTGSAAIALHQKNGHEIGDDTEPPRFVTASLHVDFLKPTPQDIPLKAIGKVEEIHPKKFKVMTEVYANDHLCARGEVVAVVMPSTFTK; this is encoded by the coding sequence GTGGCTGAAAATATTACGAAGGCAATTCAAGATCAATATCCGGATGATTTTGCATGGTGTTATGGATGTGGCCGTCTAAATGAACATGGCCATCATTTTCGTACAGGCATACAAGGCAATCAGACCATTACGGTTTATACCCCTCAAAAGGAGCATATGGCCCTTCCAGGGTTTGTTTATGGCGGAATGATTGCTTCATTGATCGACTGTCATGGAACAGGCTCAGCTGCGATTGCACTCCATCAAAAAAATGGCCATGAAATCGGGGATGACACCGAGCCGCCTCGTTTCGTCACCGCTTCTCTCCATGTCGACTTTTTAAAACCCACTCCTCAAGACATACCATTAAAGGCGATAGGAAAAGTTGAAGAAATTCATCCGAAGAAATTTAAAGTAATGACTGAGGTGTATGCCAACGATCATTTGTGTGCTCGGGGTGAAGTCGTAGCGGTCGTCATGCCCAGCACATTTACAAAATGA
- a CDS encoding ParM/StbA family protein, which translates to MSSKSRVTAIDVGNDCVKAIFGKFDHELYIPNVIARDTEDRPVIGIEELNDKDPLDGIHIRVHSPALKENNVIYRVGNLATKSDNPTELDPGSSKSEEDQTLVMLFASLALDAVREENSEIFKKSNNVIDANYTLGTGLPLREVKEGKDVGYRAQLLSSVHQVEFLVTPKYQGLKVNIKFDQVKVYPEGFAAYINLVMDNDLNIINRDLIDKRILIQDIGGLSTDVAVIKNRNVDDDKAQGFNIGVSEALEQIREEIRSKHGVELDSRRDVVDIITRKNDRNHIMVKGSRTSVHDITDRILLELAKKQYRFLRNVWQKNSQTEICYFVGGGSMVLKDYLKTLNNNLDGYNIDFFEDEKESIWMMANAYYKLISDFVRKNNKEQPKPKEKEKQAAAK; encoded by the coding sequence ATGAGCAGCAAATCAAGAGTTACAGCAATTGATGTAGGAAATGATTGTGTAAAAGCAATATTTGGGAAATTCGACCATGAATTATACATACCTAATGTAATCGCACGTGATACAGAGGACCGTCCGGTAATTGGAATCGAAGAGTTAAATGACAAGGATCCGCTCGATGGTATTCATATCCGCGTTCACTCCCCTGCTTTAAAAGAAAATAATGTCATTTACCGTGTTGGAAATCTGGCAACAAAAAGTGATAATCCGACAGAATTAGATCCTGGCAGCAGCAAATCCGAAGAAGATCAAACATTGGTTATGCTTTTTGCCTCTCTTGCGTTGGACGCAGTCAGAGAAGAAAATTCGGAAATTTTCAAAAAGTCAAATAATGTAATCGATGCAAACTACACGCTTGGTACGGGGCTTCCTCTTCGTGAAGTAAAGGAAGGAAAGGATGTTGGCTACCGTGCTCAATTATTGAGCTCTGTCCATCAGGTAGAGTTTTTGGTGACGCCAAAATATCAAGGGCTAAAAGTAAATATTAAATTTGACCAAGTGAAAGTGTATCCGGAAGGCTTTGCAGCTTATATCAACCTCGTAATGGATAACGACTTAAACATCATCAATCGCGATTTGATCGATAAACGCATCTTGATCCAGGATATCGGCGGTTTGTCTACAGATGTGGCAGTCATTAAAAACCGCAATGTCGACGATGACAAAGCACAAGGCTTTAACATCGGCGTATCCGAAGCACTTGAACAAATCCGTGAAGAAATCAGGTCAAAGCATGGCGTCGAACTTGATAGCCGCAGGGATGTCGTTGACATCATCACACGCAAAAATGACCGAAATCATATCATGGTGAAAGGAAGCCGGACAAGCGTCCACGATATCACCGACCGCATTTTGCTTGAGTTGGCGAAAAAACAATACCGTTTCTTGCGCAATGTATGGCAAAAGAACTCCCAAACGGAGATCTGCTACTTTGTCGGCGGAGGTTCCATGGTATTGAAGGATTACCTCAAAACCTTGAATAATAACCTTGATGGCTACAACATCGATTTCTTTGAGGATGAAAAAGAAAGCATTTGGATGATGGCCAATGCCTACTATAAACTCATCTCGGATTTTGTAAGGAAGAACAATAAAGAACAACCTAAACCTAAAGAAAAAGAAAAGCAGGCTGCAGCCAAATAA
- a CDS encoding MDR family MFS transporter, whose product MKPESYNKASIVALLIAGTFIAILNQTLMITAIPPIMKEMHITANTAQWLTTVFMLVNGVMIPISAFLLERFTSRQLFLSAMGIFIGGTIVAGLAPNFGVLLIGRIIQSSGAGILLPLMQTVFLLIFPVNKRGAAMGMVGLVISFAPAIGPAFSGWVLFHYSWRVLFFIILPIAIIDMIIAYFAMRNVTELTRPKVDVPSIILSSFGFGGLLYGFTSAGNNGWGDIMTIASLTAGTIALVIFILRQLSMERPMLEFRVFKYFIFTISTIIGMVGFMGLIGVETLVPLYMQNMRSFSAMESGIAILPGALVMGAMSPITGRIFDKVGARWLAITGLTIVTATTWGYSFLTPSTSFMFIMIMYSIRMFGLSMVMMPATTAGLNQLPKRLIPHGAAMSNTMRQVAASIGTAIIVTVMTTTAQHAKVHAVIAHPYIHGVNVGFQVISALTLIGLILSFYIKRTYPPAEENEAA is encoded by the coding sequence ATGAAACCCGAATCCTACAACAAAGCTTCAATCGTAGCCCTCCTGATTGCAGGAACGTTTATTGCCATTTTGAATCAGACATTGATGATTACAGCAATCCCTCCAATTATGAAGGAAATGCATATTACAGCCAATACTGCGCAATGGCTGACAACGGTATTTATGCTTGTCAATGGCGTCATGATCCCGATCAGCGCCTTTTTGCTTGAACGTTTCACTTCCAGACAGCTGTTCCTTTCGGCGATGGGGATATTTATCGGTGGGACGATTGTGGCTGGTTTAGCCCCTAATTTTGGGGTGCTTCTGATTGGACGGATCATCCAGTCAAGTGGAGCAGGGATATTACTACCATTGATGCAAACCGTCTTTTTATTGATTTTTCCAGTCAACAAAAGAGGAGCGGCGATGGGGATGGTCGGATTGGTCATTTCATTCGCGCCAGCCATCGGTCCAGCCTTTTCCGGATGGGTCCTATTCCATTATTCTTGGCGGGTATTATTCTTTATCATCTTGCCGATTGCCATCATCGATATGATCATTGCTTATTTTGCCATGCGGAATGTTACGGAATTGACTCGTCCGAAAGTCGATGTACCTTCGATCATCCTTTCTTCATTCGGGTTCGGCGGTCTGCTTTATGGGTTCACCAGTGCAGGCAATAATGGCTGGGGAGACATCATGACTATCGCCTCCTTAACGGCAGGGACAATTGCTCTGGTCATTTTCATCCTTCGCCAACTGTCCATGGAGCGCCCGATGCTCGAATTCAGGGTATTTAAGTACTTTATCTTTACGATTTCGACAATCATTGGAATGGTCGGTTTCATGGGATTGATTGGTGTGGAAACCCTCGTTCCTCTCTATATGCAAAATATGAGGAGTTTCTCTGCCATGGAATCGGGAATAGCCATCCTTCCCGGTGCATTGGTGATGGGGGCGATGTCGCCGATTACCGGCCGCATCTTTGATAAAGTGGGGGCACGCTGGCTGGCCATTACAGGTTTGACGATTGTAACGGCGACCACTTGGGGCTACTCCTTTTTAACCCCATCGACGTCATTCATGTTCATCATGATCATGTATTCGATCCGGATGTTTGGGTTATCGATGGTAATGATGCCTGCAACGACGGCAGGGCTTAATCAGCTGCCGAAACGGTTGATTCCCCATGGTGCTGCCATGAGCAATACGATGCGTCAAGTAGCGGCATCAATCGGAACAGCGATCATCGTGACAGTCATGACCACGACAGCGCAGCATGCAAAAGTGCATGCGGTAATTGCCCATCCGTATATTCATGGGGTCAATGTAGGGTTCCAGGTCATTTCCGCCCTAACCCTCATCGGCTTGATTTTGTCCTTTTATATAAAAAGAACGTACCCTCCTGCCGAAGAAAATGAAGCAGCATAA
- a CDS encoding homoserine dehydrogenase, producing the protein MSGKKVKVGLMGMGTVGTGVIRLVNGHKEDLHNQTGMEMDIARILVQNPSKERALSVHSELITDDPYQLLHDPEIDVIVEVMGGIEPTKSYILEALEHGKHVVTANKDLVALHGAELLKKAAEKECDLFYEASVAGGIPILRALVEGFSSDRITKMMGIVNGTTNYILTKMTEEGAAYEDVLKEAQELGYAEADPSSDVGGLDAARKMSILSTLGFHVGMNLEEVECKGISEVTKEDILFGKKLGYTMKLIGIAKQDDGLIEVSVQPAMVKQSHPLASVNGVFNAVYVYGEAVGETMFYGPGAGELPTATAVVSDLVTVVKNLKLGVNGRGMVAPYKEKKLKSEEQIWAKYFMRLIVDDKSGVLAQLTSKLAEYEVSLEQVIQQPYNSGEKAELIMVTHSSSKKSINGILAQLKELDFVDEIKSCYRVEGSD; encoded by the coding sequence ATGAGTGGAAAGAAAGTGAAGGTTGGATTAATGGGCATGGGTACGGTCGGCACCGGGGTCATCCGCCTCGTAAATGGCCATAAAGAGGACTTGCACAATCAAACAGGAATGGAAATGGATATTGCCCGCATTCTTGTGCAGAATCCCAGTAAAGAAAGGGCTCTGTCTGTTCATTCAGAGTTGATCACGGATGATCCATATCAGCTTCTTCATGATCCTGAAATCGATGTAATCGTTGAAGTAATGGGAGGCATTGAACCGACCAAATCATACATATTGGAAGCACTTGAGCACGGAAAGCATGTCGTTACAGCCAATAAAGACCTCGTGGCGCTGCACGGGGCAGAATTGCTGAAGAAAGCTGCGGAGAAAGAGTGCGATTTGTTTTATGAAGCCAGTGTTGCAGGCGGCATACCCATTTTAAGGGCGCTAGTAGAGGGTTTCTCATCCGACCGCATTACGAAGATGATGGGAATCGTCAATGGGACAACAAACTATATTTTAACGAAAATGACGGAAGAGGGAGCAGCGTATGAAGATGTCTTAAAAGAAGCACAAGAACTGGGCTATGCGGAAGCTGACCCATCCTCTGATGTAGGTGGCTTGGATGCGGCCAGGAAAATGTCCATCCTCAGTACACTTGGATTCCATGTCGGCATGAATTTGGAGGAAGTGGAGTGCAAAGGGATCTCTGAAGTTACAAAGGAAGACATTCTATTCGGGAAGAAGCTTGGGTATACGATGAAGCTGATCGGCATCGCCAAGCAGGATGATGGATTGATTGAAGTGAGTGTCCAGCCGGCAATGGTGAAGCAGTCCCATCCACTCGCTTCTGTGAATGGAGTTTTCAATGCCGTCTATGTGTACGGAGAAGCGGTGGGGGAAACGATGTTCTATGGTCCAGGGGCAGGGGAACTCCCGACTGCGACAGCCGTGGTCTCCGATTTGGTGACGGTTGTGAAAAACCTGAAGCTTGGCGTGAATGGAAGAGGGATGGTTGCCCCTTACAAGGAGAAAAAACTTAAATCAGAAGAGCAAATTTGGGCAAAATATTTTATGAGATTGATAGTCGATGATAAAAGCGGTGTATTGGCGCAGCTGACAAGCAAGCTCGCAGAGTATGAAGTCAGCTTGGAGCAGGTCATCCAACAGCCGTATAACAGCGGAGAGAAGGCAGAGCTGATCATGGTGACACATTCCTCCTCCAAGAAGAGCATCAACGGAATCTTGGCTCAGCTGAAGGAACTGGATTTTGTCGATGAAATCAAAAGCTGCTATCGCGTGGAAGGAAGTGACTGA
- the thrC gene encoding threonine synthase has protein sequence MAGILRNYADYLPVTKNTPGLTLHEGSTPLLFAPRLSERLDLELHFKYEGLNPTGSFKDRGMVMAVAKAVEEGSHTIMCASTGNTSASAAAYAARANINCFVLIPDGHIALGKLAQAMIYGAKIMAIKGNFDEALSIVKEITSKESITLVNSLNPYRLEGQKTAAFEVCDDLMGAPDILAIPVGNAGNISAYWKGFNEYYQSGVIDKLPQMFGFQASGAAPIVRGSIVQNPETVATAIRIGNPASWEKAEEALESSRGLIDEVTDEEILEAYHLLASMEGIFAEPASAASFAGIIKLKQQGRIEAGKKVVCVLTGNGLKDPDSAIQKAAVQPWKVNNDYDEVLNAIRQLAGDSHGVV, from the coding sequence ATGGCCGGAATCCTTAGGAATTATGCCGATTATTTACCCGTTACCAAGAATACTCCAGGGCTGACGCTCCATGAGGGGAGTACACCTTTATTATTTGCTCCAAGGTTATCTGAACGGCTGGATTTGGAGCTTCATTTCAAATATGAAGGGCTGAATCCCACGGGGTCCTTCAAAGATCGGGGGATGGTGATGGCAGTCGCCAAAGCGGTGGAGGAGGGGAGTCACACGATCATGTGTGCTTCCACAGGGAATACGTCAGCTTCTGCTGCTGCATATGCGGCACGGGCAAATATCAATTGCTTTGTGCTGATTCCAGATGGCCATATCGCCCTTGGGAAATTGGCGCAGGCCATGATATATGGGGCAAAGATCATGGCGATCAAAGGGAACTTCGATGAAGCCTTATCCATTGTCAAGGAGATTACATCCAAGGAATCCATCACGCTCGTCAATTCATTGAACCCATATCGGTTGGAAGGGCAAAAAACGGCTGCATTTGAAGTATGTGATGATTTGATGGGGGCTCCTGATATTCTAGCGATCCCAGTCGGAAATGCAGGAAATATTTCGGCTTATTGGAAAGGGTTTAATGAATATTATCAAAGCGGCGTGATTGATAAGCTGCCGCAAATGTTCGGCTTTCAAGCCTCCGGTGCGGCACCGATTGTAAGAGGAAGCATCGTCCAAAACCCTGAAACGGTAGCCACTGCGATTAGAATTGGAAATCCGGCGAGCTGGGAGAAGGCGGAAGAAGCCCTCGAGTCATCCCGTGGCCTCATTGATGAAGTTACGGATGAAGAAATCTTGGAAGCTTATCACCTGCTTGCATCAATGGAAGGTATATTTGCTGAGCCAGCTTCTGCAGCTTCATTTGCAGGGATCATAAAGCTCAAGCAGCAGGGCAGGATTGAAGCCGGGAAAAAGGTTGTCTGTGTGCTGACTGGAAACGGTTTGAAGGATCCTGATTCTGCCATACAAAAGGCAGCAGTTCAGCCATGGAAGGTCAACAATGATTACGATGAAGTATTGAACGCCATCAGGCAATTGGCAGGTGATTCCCATGGAGTCGTTTGA